CCATCAGCGTCCAGCCCTGGGAAAAGGGCATGGGCGCCAAGATCGAGAAAGCCATCCGCGAAAGCGATCTGGGCCTGAATCCCGCTTCCATGGGCGACCTGATCCGCGTGCCCATGCCTCCCATGAGCGAAGAGCGCCGCAAGGAAATGACCAAGCTCGCGCGCAACGAAGGCGAGAGCGCCAAGATCGCCGTGCGCAATCTGCGCCGTGACGCCAACGAAGCCGTCAAGAAGCTGGTCAAAGACAAGCTGGCCTCCGAAGACGACCAGAAGCGTTCGGAAACCGAGATCCAGAAAGTCACCGACAAGCACATCGCTGAAGTCGATGCGCTGGTGTCCGGTAAGGAACAGGAAATCATGGCGGTCTGATCCCCGGTTCCGGGAATCGATCGTTGCCCTGCATGTCCGCCTCTTCGGCCATTCCGCACCACGTTGCCATCGTCATGGATGGCAATGGCCGCTGGGCCACGCGCCGTTTCCTGCCGCGGCTGGCAGGGCACAAGCAGGGCGTGGAGTCTCTCAAACGCTGCGCGCAGGCCTGCGTGGAGCGGGGCGTGGCCGTGCTGACGGTGTTCGCTTTCTCTTCGGAAAACTGGAACCGGCCTGCCGATGAAGTGTCGGGCCTCATGGACTTGCTGGTCAAGGCGCTGTCCCGGGAAGTCCCCCAGTTGCAAAAGGACGGAGTGCGCCTGCATTTCGTCGGTGAGAAGACTGGGTTGTCCGAGAAGGTGCGTGCGGGCCTGCGCCAGGCCGAGCTGGACACCGCGCACAATACCCGCCTGGTCCTGAACGTCTGCTTCAACTACGGCGGCCGTTGGGACATCGCGCAGGCCGCTGCGGCCGTCGCGGCGCGGGGCGAGCCCATCACCGAGGCCAGCCTGCATGCGGCCATGGGCCTGGCGCACGTGCCGGATCCGGACCTGGTGATCCGCACGGGTGGCGAAATGCGCATCAGCAATTTCCTGCTGTGGCAGTCGGCCTATTCCGAGTTCTACTTCAGTGACCGGCTCTGGCCGGACTTCGACGGCAAGGCCCTGGATGAGGCCATCGCCGCCTTCAATGCCCGAGAGCGCCGTTTCGGCAAGACATCCGAGCAAATACTGGCGTCGTCACCTGCCTCGCTGCAGGTCTGAAAGGGCTTTCCCATGCTTCGACAGCGCGTCATCACTGCCATCGTCCTGCTGGCCATTTTGCTGCCGGCGCTTTTTTACCCGTCTCCGTGGCCCTTTGCCACGGTCATCCTGGTCTTGATGGCCGCGGGTGCTTGGGAGTGGGGTCGGCTTCAAGGGCTGGGCTCTGGCGCGGCCGTGGGGGTGGGGGCCGCTTGCGTCGCGCTTTGCGCGGCGAGCTGGTCACTGGGCTGGTTGCAGCAACCGCTGGCCTGGCTGTGGACCCTGG
This region of Acidovorax sp. GBBC 1281 genomic DNA includes:
- the frr gene encoding ribosome recycling factor; this translates as MTIADIKKNAETKMDQSIVAFKNNLSKIRTGRANPALLDSVQVEYYGSFVPLSQVANVALIDSRTISVQPWEKGMGAKIEKAIRESDLGLNPASMGDLIRVPMPPMSEERRKEMTKLARNEGESAKIAVRNLRRDANEAVKKLVKDKLASEDDQKRSETEIQKVTDKHIAEVDALVSGKEQEIMAV
- the uppS gene encoding polyprenyl diphosphate synthase, which translates into the protein MSASSAIPHHVAIVMDGNGRWATRRFLPRLAGHKQGVESLKRCAQACVERGVAVLTVFAFSSENWNRPADEVSGLMDLLVKALSREVPQLQKDGVRLHFVGEKTGLSEKVRAGLRQAELDTAHNTRLVLNVCFNYGGRWDIAQAAAAVAARGEPITEASLHAAMGLAHVPDPDLVIRTGGEMRISNFLLWQSAYSEFYFSDRLWPDFDGKALDEAIAAFNARERRFGKTSEQILASSPASLQV